A single genomic interval of Picosynechococcus sp. PCC 7003 harbors:
- a CDS encoding Stp1/IreP family PP2C-type Ser/Thr phosphatase, with product MKCRFTGQTDPGLVRSANQDSYYCDPDGRFFIVADGMGGHAGGEEASRIAVETIQKYLDVNWESPESSEALLETALTKANEAILADQLDNPARQDMGTTAVIVLFRGDHAWRAHVGDSRLYSFRGDTLIQVTGDHTWVSQAVQSGDITAEQAKVHPWRHVLSQCLGRKDLSLIDLAPLDINGGDRLLLCSDGLTEEVDDSEIQFILSANDDLDQAAAALIETAKDNGGSDNVTVVLVQVEAD from the coding sequence ATGAAATGTCGCTTTACGGGGCAAACTGATCCCGGGTTGGTGCGCTCCGCTAACCAAGACTCCTACTATTGTGATCCCGACGGGCGATTTTTCATCGTTGCCGATGGCATGGGAGGACACGCCGGGGGAGAAGAGGCTAGCCGAATTGCCGTAGAAACCATCCAGAAATATTTAGACGTCAACTGGGAAAGTCCAGAAAGCTCGGAGGCGCTCCTAGAAACGGCCCTCACCAAAGCCAATGAAGCGATCCTCGCGGACCAACTCGACAATCCAGCCCGTCAAGACATGGGCACCACGGCGGTGATAGTGCTATTTCGGGGTGATCATGCTTGGCGCGCCCATGTGGGAGATTCTCGCCTCTATAGTTTCCGGGGAGATACTCTCATTCAAGTGACCGGAGACCATACCTGGGTCTCCCAGGCGGTGCAGTCGGGGGATATTACGGCAGAACAGGCGAAGGTGCATCCCTGGCGTCATGTCCTTTCCCAATGTTTGGGTCGTAAGGACTTGAGTTTAATTGACCTAGCCCCTTTAGACATTAACGGTGGCGATCGCCTGTTGTTGTGTAGCGATGGACTGACCGAAGAAGTAGACGATTCAGAGATTCAATTTATTCTGAGCGCGAATGATGACCTCGACCAGGCAGCAGCGGCTTTAATTGAAACGGCTAAAGATAATGGTGGTTCCGATAATGTAACCGTGGTGTTGGTGCAGGTTGAAGCCGACTAG